A region of the Anolis carolinensis isolate JA03-04 chromosome 1, rAnoCar3.1.pri, whole genome shotgun sequence genome:
aaggccgagatataaaatcctttgtttgctacgcacatgttgcggcagccatttgcattgTGCAGCCCTCTGGAGTATGTACAGCTGTCCACCTTCTCATAGCTatagtgaaaataaactttgctttttgcatctctcacgagactgagtttCTCTGCTTGATTTTCCTcttgagccaggaccctttgaaggtctTACAACCTGGATCTAGGCACAAGACAcctattgatgcagaccaaaatcccattggattttttagccaccacatgacattgttgacttctgttcctcttcctccctgtgaggactccaagatcttttccccaatcctgctgtcgagccaggcatcgtcccccattctgtctctttgcatttccttttttctgcctaagtggagtctattgcatttgtccctgttgaacttcatagtGTCAGTTCTGGCCAATcatctctttaatctgttaagatcgctttaattctgctcctgtcttttatTAGCTCTCCCTCCTAATTTAGTGTCATTTTGATGATTGTGTCTTCTAACTCTTCGTCTAAGCCATGAATAAAGATCCtggacagaactgggcccaggacggaaccgtgctgatggcactccactcgtgacttctttccaggatgaagaggaagccttGGGGAGAATCCTcattgggttcgttcacttaaccaattacagatccacctaaccatagttttgtctagcccacatttgactagtgtATTTGCCAGAAGGTAATGGGGTCTTTCCAGTGGAAAGTCCATTGGAATCTCCTTATTAACACCTTTCCCAGTTCTAAAGCCTGGATCTGACTTTGCATTTACCCTACTTCCCCCTAAAATGCAAATGCTTTTAACTGttccagcctttgaagctgcctTACATTTATATTTTGTTGACTATATTTTCCCTCTGATGGGACCCTTCCCATAGTTTTCCATTTGGGATTGCATTAAATTGTTTGAGCTGTTGCTGATTTTAACAAACAAGTGAAAGATAAACCCAATTCCAGGGAGGGCTGGATGACTTGTAGCTGGAAGTCGGATCCAAAAGAAAGCTCTTTGCTGGGAATGACCTTTCAGACACTTGCGGATTTTGTGTTGCTTTCCAGTCCTCCTTGGTGTTGTTCAGTTCATTGTAGAAGAAATTGTTTATCTGTTTCTGGTTCGCTTCCAAGGGAGAGCTTTTCAGATTATTATTGTAGAGGGAAATGCTGCTTGTAGGTAAGCAGGTCATACAGCAAGATTCCACAGGGGACGAGTGCAAACAGGCACTTACTGCAATCTGGCGGTTTGGAAAGAATAAATATCACGTAATTGCACATCAGCACAGAGAATGGAGTGCCCGTTGACTCATGCCATGGCCCATTCATGACTTTGCATGCAAAGGGGAAGTGCCCAAAAACACGCACAGTGCATATTTGCATGTGAAACATACCATGCCCAAGACACAACTCCATGCGCAGTGTTCAACACAACCTATGACTGAAGATGCACTTTCACATTGGATCCAAATGCCCAACCAGTGTTGTATGAGAACCAATGACTTGTCGACATTGACTTACAATTATACAGTTGGAAataacccccaagggccatctagtccaacccactgccatgcggGAATACACAAGCAACGCCTTCCTGAAAGATGAGCATCAAATCTCCAttgaaagacctccaaagaagtagAGCCCACCACTTTCTGCTGTTAAGCACTCTTTCGGTTGAATCTCTATTCTTGAAATCCATTGGCTCACATCCTAATAACAGAagcacaataaaacaaaacagctcCATCTTATTgaatacagagttggaagagacacaagagccatccagtccaacccctttgtgacctgcaggaacacacaatcaaagccctcctgacagatggccatccagtctctgctgtaAAACCTCCCGAGAATGAAACACAGTGGGCTCCCAGGAAGAAGCgcattccactgctgaatagctcttaatatcagaaagttcttcctaatgttaaggtggaTCCTTTTCTCCTGTAATTCTAATCCGTTGCTCTGTCCTAATATCTATATCAGCCATAAACATTGCTCTCTCCTCAATGGGACGTTCTTTCAAATACTGAAACTTGGCTCTCATGTTCTCTCAGTGttgttttctccaagctaaacatacctatcTCCCAAGCTGCTCTTTGTACGGCTTGGCTTccaaagcctttgaccattttggttgcctctCTGTGGACCCCTTCTATCTTCTTCATTTCCTTCTTGGATTttgttgcccagaactggacacaaggaTATTCCAGgtagggccggcccaaggtaattttcaaataTAGGCatacagaattttggtgccccccccaaaccaataactgaaaaataaaagtgttggataagcaaaaatgttggataataaggagggattaaggaaaagcctaaataaagaacaacactctgaaaacaggggaaatccagacaggaaacaatcagggccagctaacacctcccaaccaaagatgcccccagggaggaagcagccaggctttgaatctgcaaggccattaaatgctaatcaagctggccaattgcaacattcacattagcctctaacagacaagagctctttctcccaccctggactttccacagatatatacaccccacttacctatcttccaacagacctcggaacctctgaggatgcctgccatagatgtgggtgaaacgtaaggagagaatgcttctggaacatggccaggtgGCCAGGTTTCACTCATTCTGTAACTTCTACATGGCATTCCTTCAAATATTTATCATGGGAGTCTTTAGTaccagggcccatctacacagcacccAAAACACGGAAGTTACCGGCTTAAAAGGGTGGTGGCGGCTACATGATGCTAGCAGTAAATCCTCACTGATTCGCTGCAATGAATGAAAAACACAGGGcaaaaaggtccccttttatcccaattctggatggaaaatgaacatattcgcatcactgtatatcTCTGTACTTACAAAAAACATGTGacttccttccccctccccctgtggagactgctccagcatCAAATCTCCAttcaaagacctccaaagaaggaaagccCACCACTTTCTGAAGCAGGTCATTCTGCTGTTAAACACTCTTTGGGTTGAATCTCTATTCTTGAAATCCATTGGCTCACATCCTAATAACAGAAGCACAAGAAAACAAACCAGCTCCATCTTATTGAATATAAAATTGAAAGagtcacaagagccatccagtccaaccaccttctgctatgcaggaacacacaatcaaagccctcccgacagattgCTATCCAGTCTCTGctgtaaaacctccagagaatgagacACCAGTGGGTTCCCAGAAAGAAGCCCATTCaacttaccatcagaaagttcttcctaatgttaaggtggaTCCTTTTCTCCTGTAATTCTAATCAGTTGCTCTGTGTCCTAATATCTATATCAGCAGTAAACATTGCTCTCTCCTCAATGGGACCTCCTTTCAAATACTGAAACATGGGTCTCATGTTCTCTcagacttcttttctccaagttgaACTTACTTATATTCTAAACTGCTCTttataggacttggcttccaagaCATTTGCCCATTTTGGTTGCCTCTCTCTGGACCCCTTCcatcttctccatcttcttcttggattttgttgcccagaactggactcagtgttattccaggtgagaaggtCGGACCAAAGCAGAATCCTCGATCCAGATACTATACTCCTCTTGAAATAGCCTgggattgcattggccttttagctgtcacatcacattgtggactcatgttcaacttgttccttactaagattcctagatctttttcacgtggactgttttcaagccaggtctcACTCATTCTGTAACTTCTACATGGCATTCCCTCAGATATTTTATCACGAGAGTCTTTAGTaccagggcccatctacacagcacccGAAACACGGATGTTACTGGGTTAAAAGGGTGGTGGTGGCTGCAGCTACATGATGCTAGCAGTAAATCCTCACTTATTCGCTGCAATGGATGAAAAACACAGGgtaaaaaggtccccttttatcccgattctggatggaaaatgaacatattcgcatcactgtatatcTCTGTACTTACAAAAAACATGTGacttccttccccctccccctgtagagactgctccagcacatgtctgcTTTTAACAAGCCAGAATCTGCTGATTAGCCGATTGGGCTGTGAaatggacacacagctgatttcaAGGAAGCATAcatggagagcaattagaattctgtgaaactctttattttgaactgtataatattaaacagagcttgaataaacaattgggggaagGAGAAATctggcaaaatatttttttaaaaaattcactccATAATGTGCTGAActtcatatgcacacatgtgaatctgcttgtatttatattaagatatttgtatgtatgcgtaTATGGTCCAGTGCATAATGGAGTATTTAAAGCAACTTTCGCTGGATGTTCCCCATCTGCCTTCCATCTAGTTCTGATGCAGAGGAAACCTGTGAGGACAGCAGGGAACCCAATCCTGGgactgataccctgtttccccaaaaataagacatccccaaaaaataagacctagcagaggttttgctgaattgctaaatataaggcctcccccaaaagtaagacctagcaaagttcttgtttggaagcatgcccggcgcccgccaaacaaaacaccagaacttgcaggatcggtaaatgtacacaccagttgtacatggaaataatggtaataatatattaaaatgttatattatttatatttatacagtagtaacaggaaattcttgacaggagtcatagtttgtctggtttggttatgttggtttatgatgacaactactgtacagtatataataaatgttcattttttcttcaacaataaatgtgaattcttcttcatggaaaaataagacatcccctgaaaataagacctaggacatctttgggagcaaaaaataatataagacactgtcttattttcggggaaacacggtatttcatTGACTTATGTCCTGGTGCATTATGGttttgtgtcagaaccctgctactagagcctggatgtggctctgagtttcagggtcactgacattgataagacacctgcgtcccaggactcggaggagaaacggctgatggacttggcggggaatttgcgcggggttttactgagcgggaagagactgttcaaatgagggggagggtatataaaggagggttggccggagcctcccattcttggtgGAGGTTCATGCAATTGAGGGGAGACGTGGTCATCACAGGATCCTGGTCTAGCTGAGGCTGAAGGCAGGCGGCTTGGTTTCGGTCGGCTGGACTTCCAAATTTCCTCGAGCCTTCTTTAAGACGTCGTGAGTCAAAGCCAACTGATCGATGATCACTCTCTCCATGTTTTCTTTCAGTTGGTTGGTGGAGTGCAAGCGCTTGACGGTGCTGTGCAGCTTCTTTTCCTGCTCGGCCAGCTTCCGACGGAGTTTGTGCAACTCGGTTCGCATGGCTTCATCCTGGAGTGAGTAAGCGGCACTGTGGACCACCTTCATGGGCAAGGAGACTCTCCAGTAAAGCTTCATGAGGCAGGCGGCTTCCTCCAAGTTGTGCCGGACGGCACCCAGGGCGGCCGACATCCGGCCCAGAGACGTGGCCGTCACTCCCGGCTCCTGCAGCACAGGGTCTTCTTTCAGGGGGAGCTCCAGCTCCAGCAACAGCTTCTGCCCTTCCGAGATCTGCCTCCGCAACGCGTTGTGATCTTCCAAGCGGCCCAGGACGTGGCGCCCATTTCTGTCTGCCCAGACGCAATGGCGGGAGGACGGGGAGGGGTCGCGGGAcatgctggaggaggaggagcagccggAGGAGCCGCCCAAACCGTCCAGGGCCAGCTCCGGATCTGATTTGAACGGTGCTTTCGAATCGCCGTACCTCTGTTGCAATTCCAAGACATTGCTGTCTGCATTGGGGAATTTCAAATCGTTTATCGCCATGTAATGCTGCGATTCCTGCTGGAAAAGGGAGCCGATATTCACAGCCGACCTCGAGCTGCCGACTCCTCTCTTTCCGCTCAAAGACCGCTCGTGAAGTTTCTCGTGCAATGTCTTGTTCGCCTTGATGCTCATCTCAAGCTGCGCTCTCAAATTCTGTATTTCCGCCAAGAGTTCGTGCAAGTCGAGCGGCTGGTTTTGCTCTTTCCGGCATTCGTCGGCTGCGTCGCGTCGGTGATCTGCTTGGCTTCTGGTTGCGTCTTCCAACTTCTCGTAGACCCTGAGCTCCAGCCGCAGAGAATGCAGCAAGTCGTCGTTCTCCAAGAGCTGGCACTTGCTGGCATTCAGCTCCATCTGCAACCTGTTCAGTTCGTTCCGGACGCTGTAAACCTCGTCCGTCAGGCGTCCGTTTTCTTCCTCCCGTTTCCCGACTTCCTTCTGGAGCGTCTCGTTCTCCTTCTTGAGCCGCTCACAGTCCGCTCGGAGCTGCTCCAAGACCAGGTGCTTCTTGGAGAGAGATTCACGCAACTTTTCATTCTCCTTTTGTTTGTCTCGAGATCCTTGTGCCAGCATTGCGTTCAGGACCTGATTTTGCTCTCTCAGGAAATGAATTTCAGAAGTCAGGGAGTGATGTTGCTCCGCGCCGCGGTTACAAACGCTTGCCGAACCTTGGTCTGGTGCACAGCTTGACCTCTGTTGTTCGAGCTGTTTCCTCAAACGCTCGTTGGTTTCAATGGACTCCTCGAGCTGGTGCCTCAGCATTCGGATTTCTTGGAGATGCTCCATTAAGAGCTTTGAGTGAAATGGGCTGGGTGCAACAGTCACATTTTCCTCCTCAACTTGAGCTGCTGTTGCTTCTTCGTCTTTGTGCCTGGACGGTTCTAGACAAGATGGTTTTTGTGACATCTCCAAGTCAGACAATCTTTGCGCCAGGTCACCAAGTTGAGTCATTTCATCCTCTATTGACTCTCCATAGAGACACTGCTGTTCCAGCCTCTCAAACAGCTGGGCGCTTTGGTTGAGCTGTTCCCGGAAGCCCTCAGCAACGTAATAATCAATGTCACTGGTTTGCAGAAGCTCCTCAAAGGATCGGACCAGGTTGGTCAAGTGCTGGCGGTAGGAGGAGCAGACGTGGTGGAGCTCTTGCATTTTCTGGCGCTGACAGGCCTCCTCGGGAGCCGGGGAGGAGGTCGGGGAGATGGATCCCTCCGGTGAAACTTCTTTGAGCTTCTTCTGAAGGCGGTATACTTTGTCCAGGAGGTGCATGTTGGCGATCTGCTCTTTCTCGAGTTCGGCCTCGTTTTCCGAGAGCAGTTCCTTCAGCTTCTCCACCATTGaggttcatgcaattaatcaacgaagtgttgcatccattgttgtacaagggagtctttgtttttttagatgacatattgttagtatctcggactaaggagcaacacatagaactagtcagggaagtcctgcaaaagttgagagaagcaaaactgtatgcgaagcttgccaagtgcgagttcaataaagaccagatagactttctggggtataggatttcctcccagggagtggcgatggaccctgcgaaggtagaagacgtgagggggtgggaagcccccaaaacacggaagcagctgcaatccttcctagggttcgcaaacttctatagaacatttatcaaggactttgcgcgcctcactttgccattaacggatttgttaaagactaaaggtaggggagaaacagccaaagtgaaggccccaggggccaaactgacctggacaatagaatgccaggaagctttcgaagcccttaaaaagcgttttactgaggagcctgtcctacagcaccctgatatgtctaaagcctttgtattacattgcgatgcgtcagaccgggcatatggggcagttctgctacagaaagacgagggggggaacctgaagccatgtggctatctgtcaaaaaagtttagcgatacagaaaaaaactggccgatttgggagagagaagccttagcgattctaaaagcactagagtgctggagacacttcctggaaggaagtggaacaccgtttgaggtgtggactgaccatagaaatttacagtatctaagatcccctcgtaaactatcagcgaagcaaattagatgggcccaatatttcagccgttttgatttcagactcagattcttccaggggaaacataatatactcgctgacgctctctctcggatgcctcagcacgggggaggaattcaggaatctgaagggagtatttttcttgataagcaatggggcctggcagtactaactcgagcacaagcggccaaagaaaacaaacgtactgccatttccacggggggaggagaaatatgggaggaagagttgaagcgagcgtatggaatggacaaatggttacaaacaaacaaagaaaagggagaattgtgtggggatttggtgtttgtaaataagaaattgtatattcctgaatgtttaagacgagaaatgttaaggaagtaccatgataacaagggtgcgggtcatctaggccccaccaggactattaaactgttggccaaacaatgctggtggcccggaatgaggaaagacgccaggggatacgtcacgcagtgtgaattatgtgcagagggaaaaacaccaccggggaagccccaggggctattgcagaaggtggtggagcccatgaggccatgggaatgcgtagccatggattttgtaggcgaactaccccccagc
Encoded here:
- the LOC103281294 gene encoding CDK5 regulatory subunit-associated protein 2, which gives rise to MVEKLKELLSENEAELEKEQIANMHLLDKVYRLQKKLKEVSPEGSISPTSSPAPEEACQRQKMQELHHVCSSYRQHLTNLVRSFEELLQTSDIDYYVAEGFREQLNQSAQLFERLEQQCLYGESIEDEMTQLGDLAQRLSDLEMSQKPSCLEPSRHKDEEATAAQVEEENVTVAPSPFHSKLLMEHLQEIRMLRHQLEESIETNERLRKQLEQQRSSCAPDQGSASVCNRGAEQHHSLTSEIHFLREQNQVLNAMLAQGSRDKQKENEKLRESLSKKHLVLEQLRADCERLKKENETLQKEVGKREEENGRLTDEVYSVRNELNRLQMELNASKCQLLENDDLLHSLRLELRVYEKLEDATRSQADHRRDAADECRKEQNQPLDLHELLAEIQNLRAQLEMSIKANKTLHEKLHERSLSGKRGVGSSRSAVNIGSLFQQESQHYMAINDLKFPNADSNVLELQQRYGDSKAPFKSDPELALDGLGGSSGCSSSSSMSRDPSPSSRHCVWADRNGRHVLGRLEDHNALRRQISEGQKLLLELELPLKEDPVLQEPGVTATSLGRMSAALGAVRHNLEEAACLMKLYWRVSLPMKVVHSAAYSLQDEAMRTELHKLRRKLAEQEKKLHSTVKRLHSTNQLKENMERVIIDQLALTHDVLKKARGNLEVQPTETKPPAFSLS